A window of Zingiber officinale cultivar Zhangliang chromosome 5A, Zo_v1.1, whole genome shotgun sequence contains these coding sequences:
- the LOC121981093 gene encoding E3 ubiquitin-protein ligase RHF2A-like has product MDVTAKMESHLSSAAAFVEGGILDSCDDACSICLEAFCESDPSTVTSCKHEYHLQCILEWCQRSSQCPMCWQTIILKDPTSQELLEAVVRERNIRLDNARTTTVFHHPALGDFELPIGGNDAELEERIIQHLAAAAAMGRAHHITRREGRVRSGSHSRPQYLVFSTNSNVPSVGSVPASSPLGGDNESSSTSITAANTSAPNSSPGGESDQVINDLPSQATQVPFLTSEAGNSPSRPIISSPRAPTGHSSPVNHERPGPSELQSFPETLKSRFNAVSMRYKESIAKSTRGWRERLFSRNSSVADIGSEVRREVNAGIATVSRMMERLDTRESRRTSSSSPSPSVEVHAIVDPNNEDATTNQADTFVNSGTSSTSDVATSAPN; this is encoded by the exons ATGGATGTTACTGCAAAGATGGAGAGCCACTTATCATCAGCTGCAGCTTTCGTGGAAGGAGGCATCCTGGATTCTTGTGATGATGCTTGCAGCATCTGTCTAGAAGCCTTCTGCGAAAGTGACCCTTCCACG gttactAGTTGCAAGCACGAATACCATCTACAATGTATTCTTGAATG GTGCCAAAGAAGTTCTCAGTGTCCTATGTGTTGGCAGACTATTATTTTGAAAGATCCAACCAG CCAAGAACTACTAGAGGCTGTGGTGCGTGAAAGGAACATAAGACTTGATAATGCACGAACTACCACCGTTTTTCATCATCCAGCACTTGGTGATTTTGAG TTGCCCATTGGTGGAAATGATGCTGAACTAGAAGAGCGTATCATTCAACATTTGGCCGCAGCTGCTGCCATGGGAAGAGCACATCACATTACCAGAAGAGAAGGACGAGTTAGATCAGGATCTCATAGCCGTCCACAATATCTAGTTTTCTCTACAAATTCAAATGTTCCATCTGTGGGTTCTGTGCCTGCTTCCTCTCCTTTAGGTGGGGATAATGAATCGTCTTCCACTTCAATCACTGCTGCTAATACATCAGCTCCAAATAGTAGTCCAGGAGGGGAATCTGATCAGGTAATCAATGATCTTCCAAGTCAGGCTACTCAGGTTCCATTTTTGACATCTGAGGCCGGAAATTCTCCAAGCAGACCTATAATTTCAAGTCCCAG GGCACCTACTGGGCATTCTTCTCCTGTTAATCACGAAAGACCAGGGCCTTCTGAGTTGCAATCCTTCCCAGAAACTTTGAAATCTCGCTTTAATGCGGTCTCAATGAG GTATAAGGAATCTATAGCAAAAAGTACTCGAGGATGGAGAGAGCGGCTATTTTCACGAAATAGTTCTGTAGCAGATATTGGTTCTGAAGTCAGAAGAGAAGTCAATGCTGGAATTGCTACTGTATCACGAATGATGGAGCGCTTGGACACAAGAGAAAGTAGAAGAActtcaagttcttctccttcacCTAGTGTTGAAGTACATGCGATTGTGGATCCGAATAATGAGGATGCTACTACCAATCAAGCTGACACTTTTGTGAATAGTGGCACTTCATCAACATCTGATGTGGCAACTTCAGCTCCTAACTAA
- the LOC121981096 gene encoding myosin-binding protein 7-like yields the protein MDVSEDFTVPAGSGSAAGEGLFVGTFSLGLTPSNAFRRSMRRKMDARGTGATSGVARVEIGNEAAALREALVSHQQTVQKLQAELEEERSASSSAAQEAMSMIVRLQHEKAEAIMESRQFKRLTEEKMTHDQQEVASLEDLLFKREQAMQALSCEVQAYRHRLLSYGFSLDGDAPPSEPQTPDTVTSSFAIPAIEFPQEYPSIRCVSDAGAELDKYPPGATPRGHLQKLEQRIFQLERTPSSMCGSINEKGVIVGHSPRVRPRHLRNISYGSYGSVLEFNKAEEFPTSIDAASDYDDMSDRVYTVDAVHGASDDYVSTPRELQNRKFRMGSRVEEVEISKLQMRLQALEADRESMRQTLISMGTDKMQRVILKEIAEQMCKEGPAGDRIVDKPSSNKSSLVATIKSAISYLVFWRKKPSRIRYPFGITAGTVGLLLLLDKSSRVRQKRLLTRTRLTTAVIQLDIDGFDVGNYSEAIWER from the exons ATGGATGTTTCCGAGGATTTCACGGTCCCGGCCGGCAGCGGAAGCGCCGCGGGGGAGGGACTGTTTGTTGGGACGTTCTCTCTGGGACTTACCCCTTCCAATGCCTTTCGTCGGTCTATGAGGCGGAAGATGGACGCCAGGGGAACCGGCGCGACCTCCGGCGTCGCCAGGGTGGAGATCGGGAATGAAGCGGCGGCCCTGCGCGAGGCCCTCGTCAGTCACCAGCAGACGGTCCAGAAGCTGCAGGCGGAGCTGGAGGAGGAGCGGAGCGCCTCGTCGTCAGCTGCGCAGGAGGCCATGTCGATGATCGTCCGCCTCCAGCACGAGAAGGCGGAGGCCATCATGGAGTCCCGGCAGTTCAAGCGCTTGACCGAGGAGAAAATGACCCACGACCAGCAGGAGGTCGCCAGCCTCGAGGACCTTCTGTTCAAGCGCGAGCAGGCAATGCAGGCACTCTCCTGCGAGGTCCAGGCCTATCGCCATCGCCTACTCAGCTACGGCTTTAGCCTTGACGGCGATGCGCCTCCCTCGGAGCCGCAGACGCCTGACACGGTTACCTCCTCCTTTGCCATTCCCGCGATCGAGTTCCCGCAGGAGTATCCTTCGATTAGGTGCGTCAGCGATGCTGGTGCCGAACTTGATAAGTACCCTCCCGGCGCGACTCCACGCGGGCACCTCCAGAAGCTCGAGCAGCGCATCTTCCAACTTGAGCGGACGCCAAGTAGCATGTGTGGGAGTATCAACGAAAAGGGAGTCATAGTGGGGCATTCACCTCGGGTCCGGCCAAGGCATCTTCGAAATATTTCATACGGAAGCTATGGTTCTGTTCTGGAATTCAACAAGGCGGAGGAGTTCCCTACATCCATTGATGCTGCGTCAGATTACGATGATATGAGCGACAGAGTGTACACTGTGGATGCCGTCCACGGAGCCAGTGACGACTATGTTAGCACACCAAGGGAGCTTCAGAACAGAAAATTTCGGATGGGTAGTAGGGTTGAGGAAGTAGAAATAAGCAAGCTTCAGATGAGGCTACAGGCACTTGAAGCCGATAGAGAGTCCATGAGACAGACACTGATCTCCATGGGTACAGACAAGATGCAGAGGGTAATATTGAAAGAGATTGCTGAGCAAATGTGCAAGGAAGGGCCAGCAGGAGATAGGATCGTAGACAAACCTTCTTCAAACAAATCTTCTTTAGTAGCGACCATCAAG AGTGCCATCTCATACCTTGTATTCTGGAGAAAGAAGCCATCTCGAATCAG GTATCCATTCGGGATTACAGCGGGCACTGTTGGTTTACTACTGCTTTTAGACAAGTCCTCTCGTGTAAGGCAAAAGAGACTTCTCACAAGAACACGGCTAACGACCGCAGTGATTCAGTTAGATATCGACGGCTTTGATGTTGGCAACTACTCAGAAGCAATTTGGGAGAGATAA
- the LOC121979810 gene encoding universal stress protein A-like protein, with protein MESEGKEPPSVAAAEAKAEAAGCGEFRKKMKVLAAVDESEGSLHALSWALDNLFPSSSGDSPAAASLGRLILLHAQQPLQHFMHPVGPSIYATSSVFESVRKAQEENSHHLLERAARLCSSKAPLVKTETVIAEGDPKETICQVAEQMDVDLLVVGSRGLSKIKRAILGSASDYCAHHAKCPVLIVKPPKGNN; from the exons ATGGAGTCGGAGGGCAAAGAACCGCCGTCAGTAGCTGCTGCGGAGGCAAAGGCGGAGGCGGCCGGGTGCGGCGAGTTCAGGAAGAAAATGAAAGTGTTGGCGGCGGTGGATGAGAGCGAGGGCAGCCTGCACGCACTCTCCTGGGCGCTCGACAACCTCTTCCCGTCCAGCTCCGGTGACTCGCCAGCGGCGGCTTCCCTCGGCAGACTCATCCTCCTCCACGCGCAGCAGCCGCTGCAGCACTTCATGCATCCCGTCGGACCAT CGATCTACGCCACGTCGTCGGTGTTCGAATCCGTGAGGAAGGCACAGGAGGAGAACTCACACCATCTGCTGGAACGAGCAGCTCGACTCTGCAGCAGCAAAGCTCCGCTCGTGAAAACAGAGACCGTGATCGCGGAGGGTGATCCGAAAGAGACGATATGCCAGGTGGCGGAGCAAATGGACGTTGATCTCCTCGTCGTAGGAAGCCGTGGCTTAAGCAAAATCAAAag GGCCATCTTAGGGAGTGCGAGTGATTACTGTGCTCATCATGCCAAATGCCCAGTGCTGATCGTGAAGCCACCAAAGGGGAATAACTGA
- the LOC121981095 gene encoding SRSF protein kinase 1-like, with the protein MAEEDGLSESSNHTSEDEGSDEYRRGGYHAVRIGDSFKQGAYVVQAKLGWGHFSTVWLAWDTVHSRYVALKVQKSAQHYTEAAMDEIKILKQIADGDPDDTLCVVKLLDHFKHSGPNGQHVCMIFEFLGDNLLTLIKYTDHGGLPLSKVKEICRYVLIGLDYLHRDLSIIHTDLKPENILLMSSLDPAKDPHRSGTPLILPTVRSEEPSPMPPALSNGDLTRNQKKKIRRKVKRASASTSGSLTAEAGSSNGLEDKGDSRVATDGGDGETHDRASQGRRRGNKATRKRLAMEADLRCKIVDFGNACWTYKQFTSDIQTRQYRCPEVVLGSKYSSSADLWSFACICFELATGDVLFDPHSGDNFDRDEDHLALMMELLGMMPRKIALGGRYSRDFFNRHGDLRHIRRLRFWPLNKVLSEKYEFSERDANDMADFLVPILDFVPEKRPTAGQLLSHRWISEPSLLQGDQVQPPTAAAPSEKQRKERDEMAAELANIVIDGPSKGNISTSR; encoded by the exons ATGGCCGAGGAGGACGGGCTGAGCGAAAGCAGCAACCACACGTCAGAGGACGAGGGCTCCGATGAATATCGGCGGGGAGGGTACCACGCCGTCCGAATCGGCGATTCCTTCAAGCAGGGAGCCTACGTCGTCCAGGCTAAGCTCGGCTGGGGCCACTTCTCCACTGTTTGGCTTGCTTGGGATACCGTCCACTCC CGATATGTAGCGTTGAAGGTGCAGAAGAGTGCGCAACACTATACCGAAGCTGCTATGGATGAGATAAAGATCTTGAAGCAGATTGCGGATGGGGATCCTGATGACACTCTGTGCGTGGTGAAATTGCTCGACCATTTCAAGCATTCAGGGCCAAATGGACAGCATGTGTGTATGATCTTTGAGTTCCTTGGAGATAACCTTCTCACGCTTATTAAGTACACGGATCATGGGGGGTTACCGCTCTCAAAGGTGAAGGAGATATGCCGTTATGTCCTTATTGGGCTTGACTATCTCCATCGGGATCTTTCTATCATCCACACTGACCTGAAGCCAGAGAATATCCTCCTTATGTCTAGCCTCGACCCAGCCAAAGATCCTCATCGATCAGGTACGCCGCTCATTCTTCCCACTGTCAGATCCGAAGAGCCCTCACCAATGCCTCCTGCTCTGTCCAATGGCGACCTTACGAGAAACCAGAAGAAAAAAATCAGAAGGAAGGTGAAGCGGGCATCTGCTTCTACATCAGGGAGCTTAACGGCTGAAGCAGGAAGCAGTAATGGCTTAGAAGATAAAGGAGATTCAAGAGTAGCAACTGATGGTGGCGACGGGGAGACACACGATAGAGCATCACAAGGTCGTAGGAGAGGTAATAAGGCTACAAGGAAGAGGCTGGCAATGGAGGCAGACCTGCGGTGCAAGATAGTCGATTTCGGAAATGCATGTTGGACATATAAGCAGTTTACTAGTGATATCCAGACAAGGCAGTATCGGTGTCCTGAGGTGGTTCTTGGGTCTAAATACTCTTCTTCTGCTGATTTGTGGTCGTTCGCTTGTATATGTTTTGAGCTGGCCACAGGAGATGTGCTATTTGATCCGCATAGTGGCGATAATTTTGACCGGGATGAG GATCACTTGGCTTTAATGATGGAACTACTGGGGATGATGCCTCGTAAA ATTGCATTGGGCGGACGATATTCACGCGATTTCTTTAATAGGCACGGTGACTTGAGGCACATCCGGCGACTGAGATTTTGGCCCCTCAACAAAGTTCTCTCGGAGAAGTATGAATTCAGTGAACGAGATGCCAACGACATGGCTGATTTCCTTGTCCCAATACTAGATTTTGTACCCGAGAAGCGTCCCACAGCTGGTCAATTGCTTAGTCATCGGTGGATCAGTGAGCCAAGTTTGCTGCAGGGAGATCAAGTCCAACCTCCAACAGCGGCTGCTCCTTCAGAAAAGCAGAGGAAAGAGAGGGATGAAATGGCAGCAGAACTGGCTAATATCGTGATTGATGGACCATCAAAGGGAAATATTTCTACTTCTCGATAG